One window from the genome of Gemmatimonadaceae bacterium encodes:
- the dnaB gene encoding replicative DNA helicase, with product MSSSPVEYSIAPSAARDPYRDRRPPYSEDAEQAVLSAMLMDQDAVLRATETVDDTMFYAERHRRIFRAMVAITERGGVVDPLTLCEELSRRGELESSGGKDYVGFLVDVVPTAANIDYHGQIVKEKALRRRLIEVSTVIVQEAYESQLTSFELLDDAEAKIFQVAQARAREGFTRIKELLWPTMERIEALQHGGNTVTGVASGFNDLDDLTSGFQPADLVIVAARPSMGKTAFCLNVAQHAAIVDQVPVAFFSLEMSKESLVQRMLTAEARIDAQRLRKGMLRDDDFPRLARAAGILSSAPVWIDDTPGITLLEMRSKARRLKAESGVKMVIVDYLQLMQGPSNSESRQQEVSMISRGLKALAKELSVPVIALSQLSRAPEQRTGEHKRPQLSDLRESGAIEQDADLIMFLYRQEMYDGPVDRDGNSLEGKAEVIVGKQRNGPTGVVNLHFHKQYTRFENYSKRPQDQ from the coding sequence ATGTCCAGCTCGCCCGTCGAATACTCGATCGCGCCCTCAGCGGCGCGTGATCCCTATCGCGATCGTCGTCCCCCCTACTCCGAGGACGCGGAGCAGGCCGTCCTCTCCGCGATGCTCATGGACCAGGATGCGGTCCTGCGCGCCACGGAGACGGTCGACGACACGATGTTCTACGCGGAGCGTCATCGACGGATTTTCCGTGCGATGGTCGCGATTACGGAACGCGGCGGAGTCGTCGATCCACTGACGCTCTGCGAGGAACTGTCACGTCGCGGTGAGCTCGAGTCGTCAGGCGGCAAGGATTACGTCGGCTTTCTCGTCGACGTCGTGCCGACCGCGGCGAATATCGATTACCACGGGCAGATCGTTAAGGAAAAGGCCCTCCGCCGCCGATTGATCGAAGTCTCGACGGTCATCGTGCAGGAAGCTTACGAGAGCCAGCTCACGAGCTTCGAGCTGCTCGACGACGCGGAAGCAAAGATCTTCCAGGTCGCGCAGGCACGCGCACGCGAAGGCTTCACGCGCATCAAGGAGCTGCTGTGGCCGACGATGGAGCGGATCGAGGCGCTCCAGCACGGCGGTAACACGGTCACGGGTGTGGCCAGCGGTTTCAACGACCTCGACGACCTGACGTCGGGCTTCCAACCGGCCGATCTCGTCATCGTCGCCGCGCGTCCATCGATGGGAAAGACCGCGTTCTGCCTCAACGTCGCCCAGCACGCTGCGATCGTCGATCAGGTGCCGGTCGCCTTCTTCTCGCTGGAAATGAGCAAGGAATCGCTCGTTCAGCGAATGCTCACAGCAGAAGCGCGCATCGACGCGCAGCGTCTTCGCAAGGGAATGCTCCGTGACGATGATTTTCCGCGCCTCGCGCGCGCGGCGGGCATACTAAGTTCGGCACCGGTGTGGATCGACGACACGCCGGGCATCACCCTGCTCGAGATGCGATCAAAGGCACGCCGGCTCAAGGCGGAGTCGGGAGTGAAGATGGTCATCGTCGACTACTTGCAGCTCATGCAAGGACCTTCCAACTCGGAAAGCAGGCAGCAAGAAGTCAGCATGATCTCGCGCGGGCTCAAAGCGTTGGCGAAGGAATTGAGCGTTCCCGTAATTGCGCTGTCCCAGCTCTCGCGTGCGCCGGAGCAACGCACTGGCGAGCACAAGCGCCCGCAGCTATCGGATCTCCGCGAGTCTGGCGCGATCGAGCAGGACGCGGACCTGATCATGTTCCTGTACCGGCAGGAGATGTACGACGGTCCCGTGGACAGGGACGGTAACTCGCTCGAAGGGAAAGCCGAGGTGATCGTCGGCAAACAGCGCAACGGTCCAACGGGCGTCGTCAATCTACATTTCCATAAGCAGTACACGCGGTTTGAGAACTACTCCAAGCGGCCGCAGGATCAGTGA
- the radA gene encoding DNA repair protein RadA, with protein sequence MAKTKTVYRCAECGAEYSKWQGRCDTCGEWNTLVEEMVAPKVAVASGGSARRIGGARSLGEGGSVATTPRLRDVSGSEAKRWKTGLDEFDFVVGGGIVPGSMILIGGEPGIGKSTLLLQVAAQLQGSGHRALYASGEESPLQVKLRADRLSSDAGDVELLSETNLETILATASAVSPSALIVDSIQTIFTADLEGAPGNVGQVRECAARLMRFAKESGTTVFVVGHVTKGGGIAGPKTLEHIVDTVLYFEGESTLDHRVLRATKNRFGSVDEIGVFRMSETGLDPVQNPSELFLGDRNSHASGSAITALLEGTRPVLIEVQALAAKAGFGTPQRVATGYDGRRLALLLAVLDKRTGLSFAALDVFLNVVGGVRLQEPGGDLAVATALASSVYERPLPADAVFVGEVGLGGEVRPVSQIERRVAEAANMGMTRVYVAERGVPKRVAATRETQVIGVRTIADLFQRLFA encoded by the coding sequence ATGGCCAAGACAAAGACCGTCTACCGCTGCGCCGAATGCGGCGCCGAGTACTCGAAGTGGCAGGGGCGCTGCGATACGTGCGGTGAATGGAACACCCTCGTCGAAGAGATGGTCGCGCCCAAGGTCGCGGTGGCGAGTGGTGGGTCCGCGCGCCGGATCGGCGGCGCGCGCTCGTTAGGTGAGGGTGGAAGCGTCGCAACGACTCCTCGTTTGCGCGACGTCAGCGGCTCGGAGGCGAAACGCTGGAAAACGGGTCTCGACGAGTTCGATTTCGTCGTCGGTGGTGGCATCGTGCCCGGCTCGATGATCCTGATCGGCGGCGAGCCAGGCATCGGCAAGTCGACCCTGTTGCTTCAGGTCGCAGCCCAACTGCAGGGAAGCGGACATCGCGCGTTGTACGCCTCGGGCGAAGAGTCGCCGTTGCAGGTGAAGCTTCGCGCCGACCGATTGAGTAGCGACGCAGGGGATGTGGAACTCCTGAGCGAGACGAATCTCGAGACGATACTCGCGACCGCGAGTGCAGTATCGCCGTCGGCGCTGATCGTCGATTCGATTCAGACGATCTTCACCGCCGATCTCGAGGGCGCACCGGGCAACGTCGGGCAAGTTCGCGAGTGCGCCGCGCGGCTGATGCGCTTCGCAAAGGAGAGCGGGACGACGGTGTTCGTCGTCGGCCACGTCACCAAGGGCGGCGGTATCGCGGGACCGAAGACCCTCGAACACATCGTCGATACCGTGTTGTACTTCGAGGGCGAGAGCACATTGGATCACCGGGTGCTTCGCGCGACCAAGAATCGCTTCGGTTCCGTCGACGAGATCGGCGTGTTTCGCATGTCCGAAACCGGACTCGATCCCGTGCAGAATCCCTCGGAGCTCTTCCTTGGCGATCGCAATAGCCACGCGTCGGGCAGCGCGATCACCGCGCTGCTCGAGGGAACGCGCCCCGTCCTGATCGAAGTGCAGGCGCTCGCGGCGAAAGCAGGTTTCGGCACGCCGCAACGCGTCGCGACAGGTTACGATGGTCGTCGCCTTGCCCTCTTGCTCGCGGTGCTCGACAAGCGCACCGGTCTCTCGTTCGCCGCGCTCGATGTCTTCTTGAATGTGGTGGGCGGCGTTAGGCTCCAGGAGCCGGGCGGCGATCTCGCCGTCGCCACGGCGTTGGCTTCGAGTGTCTACGAGCGTCCCTTGCCGGCAGATGCCGTGTTCGTTGGTGAAGTGGGGCTGGGCGGTGAGGTACGGCCGGTTTCTCAGATCGAGCGACGCGTTGCCGAAGCAGCGAACATGGGCATGACGCGTGTGTATGTCGCCGAGCGCGGCGTGCCGAAGCGAGTCGCGGCGACACGCGAGACGCAGGTGATCGGCGTCCGCACCATCGCCGATCTATTTCAGCGCCTCTTCGCGTGA